From the Streptomyces sp. Tu 2975 genome, one window contains:
- the arfB gene encoding alternative ribosome rescue aminoacyl-tRNA hydrolase ArfB: MDGMSGPYIIRGSVSLPEAELMWRFSRSSGPGGQHVNTSDSQVELRFDLARTEALPPVWKDRALERLASRMVGGVIAVRASEHRSQWRNRETAAVRLASLLAEATAPPPRPRRATKIPRGINERRLREKKQRAETKRGRAGRDW, encoded by the coding sequence TGGCATGTCCGGGCCCTACATCATCCGCGGCTCCGTCTCCCTGCCGGAGGCCGAGCTCATGTGGCGTTTCTCGCGGTCCTCGGGGCCCGGTGGCCAGCACGTCAACACCAGCGACTCGCAGGTGGAGCTCCGCTTCGACCTGGCGAGGACGGAGGCGCTGCCGCCGGTCTGGAAGGACCGCGCGCTGGAGCGGCTCGCGAGCCGGATGGTGGGCGGTGTGATCGCCGTACGCGCCTCGGAGCACCGCTCTCAGTGGCGGAACCGCGAAACCGCCGCGGTACGGCTGGCGTCCCTGCTGGCCGAGGCGACCGCCCCGCCGCCGAGGCCCCGCCGGGCGACGAAGATCCCGCGCGGCATCAACGAGCGCCGGCTGCGGGAGAAGAAGCAGCGCGCGGAGACCAAGCGTGGCCGCGCCGGCCGCGACTGGTAG